The following proteins come from a genomic window of Blastococcus sp. HT6-30:
- the flgK gene encoding flagellar hook-associated protein FlgK, giving the protein MSTFGGLNTATTSLWAQRRALDVTGQNIANVNTEGYSRQRVDLQAIGGSAVPAFHSTSTGVGGGVNAEDVVRIRDAFLEGRAQTEHANNARLATEAETLGQVETAFREPGSTGLQRQLTDVWDGWEDVANAPDTGAARAQVLERMNALVGGLRFASASLDAQWTQTRENLTVLTEDANAAARGIADLNLAIQRATHTGLPASDLADQRDLLVMKLADQVGARARPGQDGMVDVVVGGFTLVGGSSASQLALAGSPDLAGTATDKLRLVTAVGELTVSPGGRAAGSLSALNGTLPKYRTELDTLARGVAGAVNGLHTTGAFDQHGDPGGPVFESSDGADITAASIQLAFSDPALIAASGRSGGPSTDNSKADAIAQLRHDVGGPDANYRKLVVALGVEAAVANRNVEIQSVITTQVDAARESVAGVNLDEEMTNMLSFQHAYAAAGRLVTAIDEMLDVLINRTGRVGL; this is encoded by the coding sequence GTGAGCACTTTCGGCGGCCTGAACACGGCCACCACGTCCCTGTGGGCCCAGCGGCGGGCTCTCGACGTCACCGGTCAGAACATCGCCAACGTCAACACTGAGGGCTACTCCCGCCAGCGGGTCGACCTGCAGGCCATCGGCGGCAGCGCGGTGCCGGCGTTCCACTCCACGAGCACTGGTGTGGGTGGTGGCGTCAACGCCGAGGACGTCGTCCGGATCCGGGACGCCTTCCTGGAGGGGCGCGCCCAGACCGAGCACGCCAACAACGCCCGCCTGGCAACCGAGGCCGAGACCCTTGGTCAGGTGGAGACTGCTTTCCGCGAGCCCGGCTCCACCGGCCTCCAGCGCCAGCTCACCGACGTGTGGGACGGCTGGGAGGACGTGGCGAACGCGCCGGACACCGGTGCAGCGCGAGCCCAGGTCCTCGAGCGGATGAACGCCCTGGTCGGCGGTCTCCGCTTCGCCTCCGCGTCGCTCGACGCACAGTGGACGCAGACCAGGGAGAACTTGACCGTCCTCACCGAGGACGCCAACGCCGCGGCCCGGGGCATCGCCGATCTCAACCTGGCCATCCAGCGCGCCACCCACACCGGTCTTCCTGCCAGCGACCTTGCCGACCAGCGAGACCTCCTGGTAATGAAACTGGCCGACCAGGTGGGCGCCAGGGCACGGCCGGGCCAGGACGGCATGGTGGACGTCGTCGTCGGTGGCTTCACGCTCGTCGGCGGGTCCAGCGCCTCGCAGCTGGCGCTCGCCGGCAGCCCGGACTTGGCCGGCACCGCGACCGACAAGCTGCGATTGGTCACCGCGGTCGGAGAGCTCACCGTGAGCCCCGGCGGCAGGGCGGCGGGTTCACTGAGCGCGCTCAACGGAACCCTGCCGAAATACCGGACCGAACTCGACACGTTGGCCCGGGGCGTGGCCGGCGCCGTCAACGGCTTGCACACCACCGGCGCCTTCGACCAGCACGGTGACCCCGGCGGCCCGGTGTTCGAGTCCTCGGACGGCGCGGACATCACCGCCGCGAGCATCCAGTTGGCGTTCAGCGACCCGGCGCTCATCGCGGCCTCGGGGCGCAGTGGTGGCCCGAGCACCGACAACAGCAAGGCCGATGCGATCGCGCAGCTGCGCCACGACGTCGGCGGCCCGGACGCGAACTACCGCAAGCTCGTCGTCGCGCTCGGTGTCGAGGCAGCGGTGGCCAACCGCAATGTGGAGATCCAATCCGTGATCACCACCCAGGTGGACGCCGCCCGGGAGTCGGTGGCCGGTGTGAACCTCGACGAGGAGATGACCAACATGCTGTCCTTCCAGCACGCGTACGCAGCGGCGGGCCGCCTGGTCACCGCGATCGACGAGATGCTCGACGTGCTCATCAACCGCACCGGCCGCGTGGGGCTGTGA
- the flgL gene encoding flagellar hook-associated protein FlgL — protein sequence MRITQRAVSLTSLQGLSRNLDALGKLQQQLTSGRLVSKPSDSPTGTNKAMQTRSEQAGTAQQARNVTDASSWLSQADTTLQRMLDAVGRVRDLTVQGLNTGAASEASQQALAVEVASLREGLIALANTRVQGRPIFGGVTAGTDAYHADGTFLGAEDSTITRRVSDSELLRVDVTGPEAFGEGAGNLFAIVGRIAADLTGNPAGLSGDLADLDAVADAMRTAVADIGSRAARLERIQLVNSDRALSLETQLAQTENIDLPYTIMRLQMQQTGYEAALAATAKAISPTLLDYLR from the coding sequence ATGCGCATCACGCAGCGTGCTGTCAGCCTGACCAGCCTGCAGGGCCTCAGCCGCAACCTCGACGCCTTGGGCAAGCTCCAGCAGCAGCTCACCTCCGGCCGGCTCGTCAGCAAGCCGTCGGACTCACCGACCGGCACGAACAAGGCCATGCAGACCCGCTCGGAGCAGGCCGGCACTGCCCAGCAGGCCCGCAACGTCACGGACGCGTCCAGCTGGCTGTCGCAGGCGGACACGACACTGCAGCGGATGCTGGACGCGGTGGGGCGGGTCCGGGACCTGACGGTGCAGGGCCTGAACACCGGAGCCGCGTCGGAGGCGAGTCAGCAGGCGCTGGCCGTCGAGGTCGCCTCGCTGCGTGAGGGTCTCATCGCACTGGCCAACACCAGGGTGCAGGGACGACCGATCTTCGGCGGCGTCACGGCCGGTACCGATGCCTACCACGCGGACGGCACCTTCCTCGGCGCGGAGGACTCCACCATCACGCGGCGGGTGTCGGACAGCGAGCTGCTGCGCGTCGACGTCACCGGGCCCGAGGCGTTCGGCGAGGGTGCCGGCAACCTGTTCGCGATCGTCGGGCGCATCGCCGCCGACCTGACCGGCAACCCCGCCGGGCTGAGCGGCGACCTCGCCGATCTGGACGCGGTGGCGGACGCCATGCGCACCGCGGTCGCCGACATCGGGTCGCGCGCCGCCCGGCTCGAGCGGATCCAGCTGGTCAACAGCGACCGGGCGCTCTCGCTCGAGACGCAGCTCGCCCAGACGGAGAACATCGACCTGCCGTACACGATCATGCGGCTGCAGATGCAGCAGACAGGCTACGAGGCCGCGCTCGCCGCCACGGCGAAGGCCATCTCCCCGACGCTGCTGGACTACCTGCGCTGA
- a CDS encoding flagellar assembly protein FliW, giving the protein MTTLTDGPRAGPTTTAPAPPPVQVLSFAEPLPGFPRHSDYVLVAGDTAGLLFWLQAVAPDGPRFLAVPARDFFPDYAPVVPAPVRRELGLADAADARVYCLVSVPDGDPAAATANLRAPVVVAPATHRARQVVQTDGAHPLRRRLRR; this is encoded by the coding sequence ATGACCACCCTCACCGACGGCCCCCGAGCGGGTCCGACGACGACGGCACCGGCTCCGCCCCCGGTCCAGGTGCTGTCGTTCGCCGAGCCGCTGCCGGGGTTCCCCCGCCACTCCGACTACGTCCTGGTCGCCGGGGACACCGCCGGGTTGCTGTTCTGGCTGCAGGCGGTGGCTCCGGACGGTCCACGGTTCCTCGCCGTCCCGGCCCGGGACTTCTTCCCGGACTACGCGCCCGTGGTGCCGGCCCCCGTCCGGCGGGAGCTGGGTCTGGCCGACGCCGCGGACGCCCGGGTCTACTGCCTGGTCAGCGTTCCGGACGGCGATCCCGCCGCGGCCACGGCCAACCTCCGGGCCCCGGTCGTCGTCGCCCCCGCGACGCACCGGGCGCGGCAGGTCGTGCAGACCGACGGCGCCCATCCCCTTCGGCGGCGCCTGCGCCGATAA